The Amycolatopsis sp. DG1A-15b genome window below encodes:
- a CDS encoding ABC transporter permease: MTFLQGAKRVVNRPLQTLDTLGDQMSFYGRALLWTPRTLRRYTKEVLRLLAEVSFGSGSLAVIGGTVGVMVGLTLFTGVLVGLQGYSALNSIGTSAFTGFLTAFFNTREIAPLVAGLALSATVGAGFTAQLGAMRISEEIDALEVMGVPSLPYLVTTRIIAGFVAVIPLYIIGLLSSYLASRLVVIYIYNQSAGTYDHYFDLFLPPQDVLYSFIKVLLFSVLIILSHCYFGYRATGGPAGVGVAVGKAVRLSIVTVSIMNFFIGFAIWGTDVTVRIAG, encoded by the coding sequence ATGACGTTCCTCCAGGGCGCTAAACGCGTCGTCAACCGACCCCTCCAGACGCTGGACACCCTCGGCGACCAGATGTCGTTCTACGGCCGCGCGCTGCTGTGGACGCCGAGGACGCTGCGCCGCTACACCAAAGAGGTGCTCCGGCTGCTCGCCGAGGTGAGCTTCGGCTCCGGCTCGCTGGCGGTCATCGGCGGCACGGTCGGCGTGATGGTCGGCCTGACCCTGTTCACCGGTGTCCTCGTCGGCCTCCAGGGCTACTCGGCGCTGAACTCGATCGGGACGTCGGCCTTCACCGGCTTCCTGACCGCGTTCTTCAACACCCGCGAGATCGCCCCGCTGGTCGCCGGGCTCGCCCTGAGCGCCACCGTCGGCGCCGGGTTCACCGCCCAGCTCGGCGCGATGCGGATCTCCGAGGAGATCGACGCCCTGGAAGTCATGGGCGTGCCGAGCCTGCCGTACCTGGTCACGACGCGGATCATCGCCGGGTTCGTCGCGGTCATCCCGCTCTACATCATCGGCCTGCTGAGCTCGTACCTCGCGTCGAGACTGGTCGTCATCTACATCTACAACCAATCAGCGGGCACCTACGACCACTACTTCGACCTGTTCCTGCCACCCCAGGACGTGCTCTATTCGTTCATCAAGGTGCTGCTGTTCAGCGTTCTGATCATCCTGTCGCACTGCTACTTCGGGTACCGGGCGACCGGTGGCCCGGCCGGTGTCGGCGTCGCGGTCGGCAAGGCCGTGCGGCTGTCCATCGTCACGGTGTCGATCATGAACTTCTTCATCGGGTTCGCCATCTGGGGAACCGACGTCACGGTAAGGATCGCGGGATGA
- a CDS encoding MCE family protein, producing the protein MKSFQKRNPVPIALVGIVVLALAFTAALNSEDLPVIGGGTTYSAEFSEASGLQKDNDVRIAGVKVGKVSDIELDGASVKVSFKVKDAWLGDRTSAAIKIKTLLGQKYLSLDPQGEGALNPGTGIPRDRTMAPYDVLDAFRGLSQTVDNIDTKQLAQSFDTISQTFAHTPEDVKGALSGLSKLSDTIASRDQQLSNLLANTREVSQTLVDRDAEVQKLLDDGNDLLAELAKREDAITALLDGSRQLATQLQGLIDDNDKQLDPVLTQLDQLTSMLQRNQDSLAEGLKKFAPFIRVFTNTIGNGRWFDNYICGLVLPSFGPINEEGCYTK; encoded by the coding sequence ATGAAGTCGTTCCAGAAGCGCAACCCCGTGCCGATCGCGCTGGTCGGGATCGTCGTGCTGGCGCTGGCCTTCACCGCCGCGCTCAACTCCGAAGACCTGCCGGTGATCGGCGGCGGCACCACCTACAGCGCCGAGTTCAGCGAGGCGTCCGGGCTGCAGAAGGACAACGACGTCCGGATCGCCGGCGTCAAGGTCGGCAAGGTCAGCGACATCGAGCTCGACGGCGCGTCGGTGAAGGTGTCGTTCAAGGTCAAGGACGCCTGGCTGGGCGACCGGACCAGTGCCGCGATCAAGATCAAGACGCTGCTCGGGCAGAAGTACCTGTCGCTGGACCCGCAGGGCGAAGGCGCGCTGAACCCGGGCACCGGCATCCCGCGGGACCGGACGATGGCGCCGTACGACGTGCTCGACGCCTTCCGCGGGCTGTCCCAGACGGTCGACAACATCGACACCAAGCAGCTGGCGCAGAGCTTCGACACGATCTCGCAGACCTTCGCCCACACGCCGGAGGACGTGAAGGGCGCGCTGTCGGGGCTGTCGAAGCTGTCGGACACGATCGCCTCGCGTGACCAGCAGCTGTCGAACCTGCTGGCCAACACCCGAGAGGTGTCGCAGACCCTGGTCGACCGCGACGCCGAGGTGCAGAAGCTGCTCGACGACGGCAACGACCTGCTCGCCGAGCTGGCCAAGCGCGAAGACGCGATCACCGCGCTGCTGGACGGCTCCCGCCAGCTGGCCACGCAGCTGCAGGGCCTGATCGACGACAACGACAAGCAGCTCGACCCGGTGCTGACCCAGCTCGACCAGCTGACGTCGATGCTGCAGCGCAACCAGGACTCGCTGGCCGAGGGGCTCAAGAAGTTCGCGCCCTTCATCCGCGTCTTCACCAACACCATCGGCAACGGCCGCTGGTTCGACAACTACATCTGCGGCCTGGTCCTGCCGTCGTTCGGCCCGATCAACGAAGAGGGGTGCTACACGAAATGA
- a CDS encoding ABC transporter permease codes for MLRETGNLFALGLDIVRGLFQRPFQLREFIQQSWFIASVTILPTALVAIPFGAVISLQFGSLARQLGAQSYTGAGSVLATVQQASPLVTALLVAGAGGSAVCADIGARTIREEIAAMEVLGVSAVQRLIVPRTLAMMLVALLLNGMVSVIGVLGGYFFNVVLQGGTPGAYLASFSALAQLPDLWVGELKALIFGFIAAVVASYRGLNPSGGPKGVGDAVNQSVVITFLLLFVVNFVITLIYLQIVPGKLD; via the coding sequence ATGCTCCGCGAGACCGGGAACCTGTTCGCTCTCGGCCTGGACATCGTCCGCGGCCTGTTCCAGCGCCCGTTCCAGCTGCGGGAGTTCATCCAGCAGTCGTGGTTCATCGCGAGCGTGACGATCCTGCCGACGGCCCTGGTGGCCATCCCGTTCGGTGCCGTCATCTCGCTGCAGTTCGGGTCGCTCGCCCGCCAGCTGGGCGCGCAGTCCTACACCGGCGCGGGCTCCGTGCTCGCCACCGTGCAGCAGGCCAGTCCGCTGGTCACCGCGCTGCTGGTGGCGGGCGCGGGCGGCTCCGCCGTCTGCGCCGACATCGGCGCCCGGACCATCCGCGAAGAGATCGCCGCCATGGAGGTCCTCGGCGTCTCCGCGGTCCAGCGGCTGATCGTGCCGCGCACCCTGGCCATGATGCTGGTCGCGCTCCTGCTCAACGGCATGGTCAGCGTCATCGGCGTGCTCGGCGGCTACTTCTTCAACGTCGTGCTGCAAGGCGGGACGCCGGGTGCCTACCTGGCGAGCTTCTCCGCCCTCGCGCAGCTGCCCGACCTCTGGGTCGGTGAGCTCAAGGCGCTGATCTTCGGGTTCATCGCCGCCGTCGTCGCGTCCTACCGGGGCTTGAACCCCTCCGGCGGCCCGAAGGGCGTCGGGGACGCGGTGAACCAGTCGGTGGTCATCACGTTCCTGCTGCTGTTCGTCGTGAACTTCGTGATCACCCTGATCTACCTGCAGATCGTGCCCGGAAAGCTGGACTAG
- a CDS encoding MCE family protein: MRGLLAPLIKLGIFVVVTVLFTTILGISIANINTTSTNAYKARFTDATLLLPNDDVRIAGVRVGQVKDVKIVDKRQAEVEFEVDAGRTLPAGVTAQIKFRNLVGQRYVSLGEGDDSTGKTLSPGGTIPLERTTPALDLTELFNGFKPLFTALNPEDVNKLSYEVIQVLQGEGGTVESLLSHTASLATTIADKDQVIGEVIDNLNSVLDTVNAHTPQLNDLIIKLQQLVSGLAADRKPIGDAIESLGTLAQTTSGLLGEVREPLKNDIDALGNLTSALNKNEPELEHFIQFLPTKVSTLTRTADYGSWFNFYACEFSGSVSLPPLINDVPIPLVPLNRERCKG; this comes from the coding sequence GTGAGGGGCCTGCTCGCGCCGCTGATCAAGCTCGGCATCTTCGTGGTGGTCACCGTGCTGTTCACGACGATCCTCGGGATCAGCATCGCCAACATCAACACCACCAGCACCAACGCCTACAAGGCCCGCTTCACCGACGCGACGCTGCTGCTGCCCAACGACGACGTCCGCATCGCGGGCGTCCGGGTCGGGCAGGTCAAGGACGTCAAGATCGTCGACAAGCGGCAGGCCGAGGTCGAGTTCGAGGTCGACGCCGGCCGGACGCTGCCGGCCGGGGTGACCGCGCAGATCAAGTTCCGCAACCTGGTCGGGCAGCGGTACGTCTCGCTCGGCGAGGGCGACGACAGCACCGGCAAGACGCTCAGCCCCGGTGGCACCATCCCGCTGGAGCGGACCACGCCGGCGCTGGACCTGACCGAGCTGTTCAACGGTTTCAAGCCGCTGTTCACCGCGCTCAACCCCGAGGACGTCAACAAGCTGTCCTACGAGGTCATCCAGGTCCTGCAGGGCGAGGGCGGCACCGTGGAGAGCCTGCTGTCGCACACGGCGTCGCTGGCCACCACGATCGCCGACAAGGACCAGGTGATCGGCGAGGTCATCGACAACCTCAACTCGGTGCTCGACACGGTCAACGCGCACACCCCGCAGCTCAACGACCTGATCATCAAGCTGCAGCAGCTGGTGTCCGGGCTGGCCGCCGACCGCAAGCCGATCGGCGACGCGATCGAGAGCCTCGGCACGCTCGCCCAGACGACGTCCGGGCTGCTCGGCGAGGTCCGCGAGCCGCTGAAGAACGACATCGACGCGCTCGGGAACCTGACGAGCGCCCTCAACAAGAACGAGCCGGAGCTGGAGCACTTCATCCAGTTCCTGCCGACCAAGGTGAGCACGCTGACCCGCACCGCGGACTACGGCTCCTGGTTCAACTTCTACGCCTGTGAGTTCTCCGGGAGCGTGAGCTTGCCGCCACTGATCAACGACGTGCCGATCCCCCTGGTGCCCCTCAACCGGGAGAGGTGCAAGGGATGA
- a CDS encoding MlaD family protein, whose product MLIRRTKIQLIAFVVISVVAIVYALIRFAGLGSVFGNDGYTVKLQLNESGGIFTNAEVTYRGYNIGRVGEMRLTQTGLEADLNIDPSAPKVPADLDAVVANRSAVGEQYVDLRPKADQGPYLAAGSVIPAAKTTTPVSTDRLIGDLDTLAASVPVDSLRTVVDESYDAFRGTGGDLQKLLDTARSFTTTAQQYLPQTIQLLDAGGQVLDTQNAEAANFASFSKSLNELTGTLKNSDGDLRKLIGVTPQVASQISQVLAESGPGLGALTANLLTTANLTVTRLDGIEQGLVTYPALAGAASSVAPGDGTAHLGLVLNLFNPPACTKGYLPYSKYRPGNDLSAKPAKEDAYCAEPKGSPINVRGSQNAPYGGVPVAPSDSDVSANANRPAEELAEERNTRGVPGIVGSPGVSLTSLGSLLGLT is encoded by the coding sequence ATGCTGATCCGCCGGACGAAGATCCAGCTGATCGCCTTCGTGGTGATCTCGGTCGTCGCGATCGTCTACGCGCTGATCCGGTTCGCCGGGCTCGGCAGCGTGTTCGGCAACGACGGCTACACGGTGAAGCTGCAGCTCAACGAATCGGGCGGCATCTTCACCAACGCCGAAGTCACCTACCGCGGCTACAACATCGGCCGCGTCGGCGAGATGCGGCTGACCCAGACCGGGCTCGAAGCCGACCTGAACATCGACCCGTCGGCGCCGAAGGTGCCCGCGGACCTCGACGCCGTCGTCGCCAACCGGTCGGCCGTCGGTGAGCAGTACGTCGACCTGCGGCCCAAGGCCGACCAGGGCCCGTACCTCGCGGCCGGCTCGGTGATCCCGGCGGCCAAGACGACCACGCCGGTCAGCACCGACCGGCTGATCGGCGACCTCGACACGCTCGCCGCGTCGGTCCCGGTCGACTCGCTGCGCACGGTCGTCGACGAGTCCTACGACGCCTTCCGCGGCACCGGCGGCGACCTGCAGAAGCTGCTCGACACCGCGCGCAGCTTCACCACGACGGCGCAGCAGTACCTGCCGCAGACGATCCAGTTGCTGGACGCTGGCGGCCAGGTGCTCGACACGCAGAACGCCGAGGCGGCGAACTTCGCCTCGTTCAGCAAGAGCCTCAACGAGCTCACCGGCACGCTGAAGAACTCCGACGGCGATCTGCGCAAGCTCATCGGCGTCACGCCGCAGGTGGCGTCCCAGATCAGCCAGGTGCTGGCCGAGTCCGGCCCGGGCCTGGGCGCGCTGACGGCGAACCTGCTCACCACGGCCAACCTGACCGTGACCCGCCTCGACGGGATCGAGCAGGGCCTGGTCACCTACCCGGCGCTGGCCGGCGCGGCGAGCAGCGTGGCGCCCGGCGACGGCACCGCGCACCTCGGCCTGGTGCTCAACCTGTTCAACCCGCCGGCCTGCACGAAGGGGTACCTCCCCTACTCGAAGTACCGCCCCGGGAACGACCTCTCGGCGAAGCCGGCGAAGGAAGACGCGTACTGTGCCGAACCGAAGGGCAGCCCGATCAACGTCCGCGGTTCGCAGAACGCGCCGTACGGCGGGGTGCCGGTCGCGCCGTCCGACAGCGACGTCTCGGCCAACGCGAACCGGCCGGCCGAAGAGCTGGCCGAGGAGCGGAACACCCGGGGTGTGCCGGGCATCGTCGGCAGCCCCGGCGTCAGCCTCACCAGCCTGGGCTCGCTGCTCGGCCTGACCTGA
- a CDS encoding MCE family protein, which produces MKKLLIAGALATASALVLSGCAFKGIYDLPLPGGADLGDHPYTVNVEFRDVLDLTPQAGVKVDEVPVGRVENVGLTKDGWHALVTLRVNGGIKLPANAIANVKQSSLLGEKYVELASPGDDQARGKLADNATIPLARTNRSVEVEELLGALSLLLNGGGVDQLNTITKELNNATSGREPDIKALLDNANQLVTNLDKQSKNITRAIDGLNRLSSTLNGQKDKLVGAVDNLGPGLGVLEQQRGQLVTMLQALDNLSGVAIDTVNKSQKDLVADLKALTPTLQKLGEAGNDLPKALEILLTFPFSDQAVNGVKGDYFNLFAKVDLNLKTVVENLGNSRQNALAGQLPLAGLTGGVQGTPANQPPPLPIPGTGQQQSKPGLGNLFGLLPGGAG; this is translated from the coding sequence GTGAAGAAGCTACTGATCGCCGGGGCCCTGGCCACGGCGTCCGCGCTGGTCCTTTCCGGGTGTGCGTTCAAGGGCATCTACGACCTGCCGCTGCCCGGTGGCGCCGACCTCGGCGACCACCCGTACACGGTGAACGTCGAGTTCCGGGACGTGCTCGACCTGACCCCGCAGGCCGGGGTGAAGGTCGACGAGGTGCCGGTCGGCCGGGTCGAGAACGTCGGGCTCACCAAGGACGGCTGGCACGCGCTGGTCACGCTGCGGGTCAACGGCGGCATCAAGCTGCCGGCCAACGCGATCGCCAACGTGAAGCAGTCCAGCCTGCTCGGTGAGAAGTACGTCGAGCTGGCTTCGCCCGGCGACGACCAGGCCCGCGGCAAGCTCGCCGACAACGCGACCATCCCGCTGGCCCGCACGAACCGCAGCGTCGAGGTCGAAGAGCTGCTCGGGGCGCTGTCCCTGCTGCTCAACGGCGGTGGCGTCGACCAGCTGAACACCATCACCAAGGAGCTCAACAACGCCACGTCCGGCCGCGAGCCGGACATCAAGGCGTTGCTGGACAACGCGAACCAGCTGGTGACGAACCTCGACAAGCAGTCGAAGAACATCACCCGGGCCATCGACGGGCTGAACCGGCTCTCCTCGACCCTCAACGGCCAGAAGGACAAGCTGGTCGGCGCGGTCGACAACCTCGGGCCCGGGCTCGGCGTGCTGGAGCAGCAGCGCGGCCAGCTGGTCACCATGCTGCAGGCGCTGGACAACCTCTCCGGCGTCGCCATCGACACGGTGAACAAGTCGCAAAAGGACCTCGTCGCCGACCTGAAGGCGCTGACGCCGACGCTGCAAAAGCTCGGCGAGGCGGGCAACGACCTGCCGAAGGCGCTGGAGATCCTGCTGACGTTCCCGTTCAGCGACCAGGCCGTCAACGGCGTCAAGGGTGACTACTTCAACCTGTTCGCGAAGGTGGACCTGAACCTGAAGACCGTCGTCGAGAACCTGGGCAACAGCCGGCAGAACGCCCTGGCCGGGCAGCTGCCGCTGGCCGGCCTGACCGGCGGGGTCCAGGGCACGCCGGCCAACCAGCCGCCACCGCTGCCGATCCCCGGCACCGGGCAGCAACAGTCGAAGCCGGGCCTGGGCAACCTCTTCGGGCTCCTGCCGGGAGGTGCGGGCTGA
- a CDS encoding Gfo/Idh/MocA family oxidoreductase: MKTLRQLEVALVGAGLIARLHLEAWLGTGAAVRVYSDDGRGVELAKEFGATAAGSLEEALDGADAVDICTPTASHHEIAMTAIAAGVGVVCEKPLAASAEEAEEIVSAAERAGVRLYAAHDVRFAAPYARLHELVASGRLGEGALGRFSFSAYHPRPWTGHASARSGGILTDQLLHGADLAHWVFGDVVRVHACYQGDIATPAPEGAVATGTAVLTHASGAISQVVSRWTATPRPPVRVAFHVSGTGGTVSYDSEWPQEVRVVDGGAENFAYGGPSVFDTEMREFATAFAGGPEPRIGAGDALAAVRIIHAAAESAWTGRAVELPVRGAA, encoded by the coding sequence GTGAAGACGTTGCGGCAGCTCGAGGTGGCTCTGGTCGGTGCGGGGCTGATTGCCCGGCTCCACCTGGAAGCGTGGCTGGGTACCGGGGCCGCCGTGCGGGTGTACTCCGACGACGGCCGGGGCGTCGAGCTGGCGAAGGAGTTCGGCGCGACGGCCGCCGGGTCCCTGGAAGAGGCACTCGACGGCGCCGACGCCGTCGACATCTGCACGCCGACCGCGAGCCACCACGAGATCGCCATGACGGCCATCGCCGCCGGCGTCGGTGTCGTGTGTGAGAAGCCCTTGGCCGCCAGTGCCGAAGAGGCCGAAGAGATCGTCTCGGCCGCCGAACGGGCCGGGGTGCGGCTCTACGCCGCCCACGACGTGCGGTTCGCCGCGCCGTACGCGCGGCTGCACGAGCTCGTCGCGAGCGGGCGGCTCGGGGAAGGTGCCCTCGGCCGGTTCTCCTTCTCCGCCTACCACCCGCGGCCCTGGACCGGGCACGCCTCCGCGCGGTCGGGGGGCATCCTCACCGACCAGCTGCTGCACGGCGCCGACCTCGCGCACTGGGTCTTCGGGGACGTCGTCCGCGTGCACGCCTGCTACCAGGGCGACATCGCCACCCCGGCGCCCGAAGGGGCCGTCGCGACCGGGACCGCCGTGCTCACCCACGCCAGTGGCGCCATCAGCCAGGTCGTGAGCCGGTGGACGGCCACGCCGCGACCGCCGGTGCGGGTGGCCTTCCACGTCTCGGGCACCGGGGGCACCGTGAGCTACGACTCCGAGTGGCCGCAGGAGGTCCGGGTCGTCGACGGCGGCGCCGAGAACTTCGCTTACGGCGGGCCGTCGGTGTTCGACACCGAAATGCGGGAATTCGCCACGGCTTTCGCGGGTGGGCCCGAGCCGCGCATCGGGGCGGGGGACGCGCTGGCCGCCGTCCGGATCATCCACGCCGCCGCCGAGTCCGCGTGGACCGGGCGGGCCGTCGAACTGCCGGTGAGGGGAGCAGCGTGA
- a CDS encoding MCE family protein, translating to MSDTRFGVALTRGFTIAIVLALVVAGGIWWTLKDAGRNHLTAYFGGAVGLYEGNSVRMLGVDMGTVTKITPMGNQVKVDFEYDRSVAVPADAKALIVAPSLVSDRYVQLAPAYTGGPRISDGAVIGLDRTEVPLEVDQLAASLARVSETLGPNGANKSGSLSNLLNTAAANVDGNGQALHDTITKLGQAAGTLSGNKDDLFSTVENLGKFSQTLADSDKQVRTFEGRLADVSGYLASEKDNLAATVQQLGTTLTAVQAFIDANHDRLKSNVDKLAGITKVLVDQRSSLAEILDVAPVGLSNLVNTYNGSAGTLDARPNLNELTQPPLVMICRLLKQVGTNSIPDVLGNACESIAGVVDKVIPLPSVAQTVQALQSGQLPPLPLPIAGQLYGGGR from the coding sequence ATGAGTGACACCCGCTTCGGAGTGGCCCTGACCAGGGGCTTCACCATCGCGATCGTGCTCGCGCTCGTCGTCGCCGGCGGGATCTGGTGGACCCTCAAGGACGCCGGCCGCAACCACCTGACCGCGTACTTCGGCGGCGCCGTCGGCCTGTACGAGGGCAACAGCGTGCGGATGCTCGGCGTCGACATGGGCACGGTCACCAAGATCACCCCGATGGGCAACCAGGTGAAGGTCGACTTCGAGTACGACCGCTCGGTCGCCGTCCCGGCCGACGCGAAGGCGCTCATCGTGGCGCCGTCGCTGGTGTCGGACCGCTACGTGCAGCTGGCCCCGGCCTACACCGGCGGCCCGCGGATCTCCGACGGCGCGGTCATCGGCCTCGACCGCACCGAGGTGCCGCTGGAGGTCGACCAGCTGGCGGCCAGCCTGGCCCGGGTCAGCGAGACCCTCGGCCCGAACGGCGCCAACAAGTCCGGGTCGCTGTCGAACCTGCTGAACACCGCGGCGGCCAACGTCGACGGCAACGGCCAGGCCCTGCACGACACGATCACCAAGCTCGGCCAGGCGGCCGGCACGCTGTCGGGCAACAAGGACGACCTGTTCTCCACCGTGGAGAACCTCGGCAAGTTCTCGCAGACGCTGGCCGACTCCGACAAGCAGGTCCGCACCTTCGAGGGCAGGCTCGCCGACGTCAGCGGCTACCTGGCGTCCGAAAAGGACAACCTGGCCGCGACCGTGCAGCAGCTCGGCACGACCCTGACCGCGGTGCAGGCGTTCATCGACGCCAACCACGACCGGCTCAAGTCCAATGTGGACAAGCTGGCCGGCATCACCAAGGTGCTCGTCGACCAGCGCAGCTCGCTCGCCGAGATCCTCGACGTCGCCCCGGTCGGCCTGAGCAACCTGGTCAACACCTACAACGGCTCGGCCGGCACGCTCGACGCCCGGCCGAACCTCAACGAGCTGACCCAGCCGCCGCTGGTGATGATCTGCCGGCTGCTCAAGCAGGTCGGCACCAACAGCATCCCGGACGTGCTCGGCAACGCCTGCGAGAGCATCGCCGGCGTGGTCGACAAGGTGATCCCGCTGCCGTCCGTGGCGCAGACCGTGCAGGCCCTGCAGTCCGGTCAGCTGCCGCCCTTGCCGCTGCCCATCGCCGGGCAGCTCTACGGAGGTGGCCGGTGA
- a CDS encoding Gfo/Idh/MocA family oxidoreductase: MKVAILSSAPEVHAGALRGLPDVEVVAVAGWDAFEPVRRAAEAGARVLCEYPAAAKETDLKAVIDASGDRLTVASPACHGEAFAVVRKGIADGGIGELTTVLGSVATRADGVLGAAAPYLLDLADAVLGGEPARQVYAQTNIVLSGRSGESAAVLTVRYRSGKVASFDCRRNGSATGLPAVTFVGDKGSVQYDAGPQLLGGERPELGGEDLHALMARDFLGGEGAGPDGQAALRTFRIIQAAYESAHTGQPVDL; encoded by the coding sequence GTGAAGGTCGCCATCCTGTCGTCCGCGCCCGAGGTCCACGCCGGGGCGCTGCGCGGCCTGCCGGACGTCGAAGTCGTCGCCGTGGCGGGCTGGGACGCGTTCGAGCCGGTCCGGCGGGCGGCCGAGGCCGGCGCGCGGGTGCTGTGCGAATACCCGGCCGCCGCCAAGGAAACCGACCTGAAAGCCGTGATCGACGCCTCGGGCGACCGGCTCACGGTGGCGTCTCCGGCCTGCCACGGCGAGGCGTTCGCCGTGGTGCGCAAGGGGATCGCCGACGGCGGTATCGGTGAGCTCACGACCGTCCTCGGCTCGGTGGCCACGAGGGCGGACGGGGTGCTGGGTGCCGCCGCGCCGTACCTGCTCGACCTGGCGGACGCCGTCCTCGGCGGTGAGCCCGCGCGGCAGGTGTACGCCCAGACCAATATCGTCCTCAGTGGACGTAGTGGGGAAAGCGCGGCGGTGCTCACGGTGCGGTACCGGAGCGGGAAGGTCGCGTCGTTCGACTGCCGCCGCAACGGTTCCGCGACGGGACTGCCGGCCGTCACCTTCGTCGGGGACAAGGGGAGCGTCCAGTACGACGCCGGTCCGCAGCTGCTCGGCGGCGAGCGGCCCGAACTGGGTGGCGAAGACCTGCATGCCTTGATGGCGAGGGACTTCCTCGGCGGCGAGGGGGCCGGGCCGGACGGTCAGGCCGCTCTGCGGACGTTCCGGATCATCCAAGCGGCCTACGAATCGGCGCACACCGGGCAGCCCGTCGACCTGTAA
- a CDS encoding DUF5988 family protein produces the protein MEAAMSVTQVKIALSGGPAELALTTRSVDAAALEDTLKIRHGAGYEHFVHGGEFQAVDGSDLAVFRWSHRTKIAE, from the coding sequence GTGGAGGCCGCGATGAGTGTTACGCAGGTGAAAATCGCGTTGAGCGGTGGACCGGCCGAACTGGCGCTGACGACCCGCAGTGTGGACGCGGCCGCGCTGGAGGACACGCTCAAGATCCGCCACGGGGCCGGTTACGAGCATTTTGTGCACGGCGGGGAATTCCAGGCGGTCGACGGTTCCGACCTCGCGGTCTTCCGGTGGTCGCACCGCACGAAGATCGCCGAATAA
- a CDS encoding MCE family protein, translating into MRTLRRRLLGLLLIAVMVGGVALSIALYDKAFTPVVTVKLQADKIGNQLIRQSDVKVRGLIVGSVQDIVATDHGAELTLALQPESAKLIPENVSARFLPKTLFGERFVSLEIPKDPSAKTLASGDVIPQDRTSSAVELEQAFSHLMPVLQAVQPQKLSATLTAISTALQGRGDQLGDTLSQLGTYIGELNPHEPELQHNLKALAEFSDHLKDSAPDLVQSLDNLSTTTRTVVDEQQHLSNLYGSLTQASVDLQTFLQNNKDNIISLVDTARPTAELLAKYAPEYPCVISQMAKNVPLIDQALGKGTDKPGLHATIEIIVPRAPYQAGKEEPRFDDKRGPRCYDIKDIPKPFPSEPPDGAFKDGTLHQAAPKSAGEGLNPAKFKADAAGNGGSGGDLAYSTAEQGFLADLLGPQLGMTAADVPGWSSLLVGPLYRGAEVTVK; encoded by the coding sequence ATGAGGACGCTCCGACGCAGGCTGCTCGGCCTGCTGCTCATCGCCGTGATGGTCGGCGGGGTGGCGCTGTCCATCGCGCTCTACGACAAGGCGTTCACGCCGGTCGTCACGGTCAAGCTGCAGGCCGACAAGATCGGCAACCAGCTGATCAGGCAGTCCGACGTCAAGGTGCGCGGGCTGATCGTCGGCTCGGTGCAGGACATCGTCGCCACCGACCACGGCGCCGAGCTGACCCTGGCGCTGCAGCCGGAGTCCGCGAAGCTCATCCCGGAGAACGTCTCGGCGCGGTTCCTGCCCAAGACGCTCTTCGGCGAGCGGTTCGTCTCGCTGGAGATCCCGAAGGACCCGTCGGCGAAGACCCTCGCCAGCGGCGACGTCATCCCGCAGGACCGCACGTCGAGCGCGGTCGAGCTGGAGCAGGCGTTCTCCCACCTGATGCCGGTGCTGCAGGCGGTGCAGCCGCAGAAGCTGTCGGCGACGCTCACCGCGATCTCGACGGCGCTGCAGGGCCGCGGCGACCAGCTCGGCGACACGCTTTCGCAGCTGGGCACCTACATCGGCGAGCTGAACCCGCACGAGCCGGAGCTGCAGCACAACCTCAAGGCGCTCGCGGAGTTCTCCGACCACCTGAAGGACTCGGCCCCGGACCTGGTGCAGAGCCTGGACAACCTGAGCACGACGACCCGGACCGTGGTCGACGAGCAGCAGCACCTGTCGAACCTCTACGGCAGCCTGACCCAGGCCTCGGTGGACCTGCAGACGTTCCTGCAGAACAACAAGGACAACATCATCTCCCTCGTCGACACCGCCCGGCCGACAGCCGAACTGCTGGCGAAGTACGCGCCGGAGTACCCCTGCGTGATCTCCCAGATGGCCAAGAACGTGCCGCTGATCGACCAGGCGCTGGGCAAGGGCACCGACAAGCCCGGCCTGCACGCGACCATCGAGATCATCGTGCCGCGCGCGCCGTACCAGGCCGGCAAGGAAGAGCCGCGGTTCGACGACAAGCGCGGCCCGCGCTGCTACGACATCAAGGACATCCCGAAGCCGTTCCCGTCCGAGCCGCCGGACGGCGCGTTCAAGGACGGCACGCTGCACCAGGCCGCGCCGAAGAGCGCCGGCGAGGGCCTCAACCCGGCCAAGTTCAAGGCCGACGCGGCCGGCAACGGCGGCAGCGGTGGTGATCTGGCGTATTCGACGGCGGAGCAGGGCTTCCTGGCCGATCTCCTCGGCCCGCAGCTGGGCATGACCGCCGCGGACGTCCCGGGCTGGAGCTCGCTGCTCGTCGGCCCGCTGTACCGGGGTGCGGAGGTGACGGTCAAGTGA